A region of Sugiyamaella lignohabitans strain CBS 10342 chromosome A, complete sequence DNA encodes the following proteins:
- the GCD1 gene encoding Gcd1p (Gamma subunit of the translation initiation factor eIF2B; the guanine-nucleotide exchange factor for eIF2; activity subsequently regulated by phosphorylated eIF2; first identified as a negative regulator of GCN4 expression; GO_component: GO:0005851 - eukaryotic translation initiation factor 2B complex [Evidence IDA] [PMID 8506384]; GO_component: GO:0032045 - guanyl-nucleotide exchange factor complex [Evidence IDA] [PMID 8506384]; GO_component: GO:0032045 - guanyl-nucleotide exchange factor complex [Evidence IDA,IPI] [PMID 9472020]; GO_function: GO:0005085 - guanyl-nucleotide exchange factor activity [Evidence IDA] [PMID 8506384]; GO_function: GO:0005085 - guanyl-nucleotide exchange factor activity [Evidence IDA,IPI] [PMID 9472020]; GO_function: GO:0003743 - translation initiation factor activity [Evidence IEA]; GO_function: GO:0003743 - translation initiation factor activity [Evidence IMP] [PMID 11707417]; GO_function: GO:0003743 - translation initiation factor activity [Evidence IMP,IPI] [PMID 2038327]; GO_process: GO:0006417 - regulation of translation [Evidence IEA]; GO_process: GO:0006446 - regulation of translational initiation [Evidence IMP] [PMID 1986242]; GO_process: GO:0006446 - regulation of translational initiation [Evidence IMP] [PMID 2038327]; GO_process: GO:0006446 - regulation of translational initiation [Evidence IGI,IMP] [PMID 3516411]; GO_process: GO:0006446 - regulation of translational initiation [Evidence IMP] [PMID 3915540]; GO_process: GO:0006446 - regulation of translational initiation [Evidence IDA] [PMID 8506384]; GO_process: GO:0006412 - translation [Evidence IEA]; GO_process: GO:0006413 - translational initiation [Evidence IEA]) produces MVQVWLLDQSYGKPNMTLEITVAVSSRHYDEVKCYVEKAHTTENIEVVAVEDIKHSGQILQQLSSKISNDFVVLPCDFITDIDPETLINVHRNNQGGGNALVSGIYYRNNLEAIDKKSLVADYIVHTPDNKSSDPVLLDVYNKEEISGKKALEVRMSMLWRFPYSVVSNKILRASIFFCSHKVLSLLTPDSEDNTRINAQNKNIDKVVRDIARRSWRHRQPLETVAMNIIPATNDLSEPTTFIRVNTISAYLEANRYMMRLQAKKLGPQHNQPAVKGQAAIGADSTLGERTTVSERTSIKRTIIGHDCKIGKKCRITGCVILDGVVIEDDVVLENCVIGKGCNIQSKARLVSCNVEGGYKVAQGFQAKNETLQNLTMESLLDGDSEGESIHGTDALVSSEDEDDDRSDGQSQWEVSEGDDVDSDDDGLFDRS; encoded by the coding sequence ATGGTTCAAGTCTGGTTACTGGATCAAAGTTATGGTAAACCTAACATGACCTTAGAAATTACAGTAGCTGTATCATCAAGGCATTATGATGAAGTCAAGTGCTATGTGGAAAAAGCTCATACTACAGAAAATATAGAGGTGGTTGCAGTTGAAGATATTAAGCATTCGGGCCAGATTCTTCAGCAGTTATCGAGCAAGATCTCCAAcgattttgttgttctaCCATGTGATTTTATTACAGATATCGACCCCGAGACACTTATTAATGTGCATAGGAATAACCAAGGTGGTGGTAATGCCCTTGTTTCTGGGATATACTATAGGAATAACCTGGAAGCTATTGATAAAAAGTCGCTAGTAGCTGATTACATTGTTCACACGCCAGATAACAAAAGCTCTGATCCAGTGCTACTAGATGTCTACAATAAAGAAGAGATTTCAGGAAAAAAAGCATTAGAGGTTAGGATGAGCATGTTATGGCGATTTCCATACAGCGTTGtatcaaacaaaatttTACGAGCATCGATATTCTTTTGTTCTCATAAGGtgctttctcttcttacACCAGACAGCGAAGATAACACTCGAATCAATgcacagaacaaaaatattgacaAGGTTGTCAGAGATATAGCTCGTCGTTCGTGGCGCCATCGCCAACCACTTGAGACAGTAGCAATGAATATTATCCCCGCTACGAACGATTTATCAGAACCGACTACATTTATTCGGGTCAACACTATATCTGCATACTTAGAGGCTAATAGGTATATGATGAGACTGCAGGCGAAAAAGCTTGGTCCTCAACACAATCAACCTGCAGTCAAGGGACAGGCTGCCATTGGTGCTGATTCTACTCTGGGTGAGAGAACAACTGTCAGTGAGCGAACTAGCATTAAGAGAACTATTATTGGCCATGATTGTAAAATCGGCAAAAAGTGTCGGATCACAGGTTGTGTAATCCTTGATGGAGTTGTGATTGAAGATGACGTTGTACTTGAAAACTGTGTTATTGGCAAAGGGTGTAATATCCAGTCCAAAGCGAGGCTTGTATCTTGTAATGTCGAGGGTGGGTACAAAGTTGCTCAAGGTTTCCAGGCTAAAAATGAGACCCTTCAGAACCTCACAATGGAGAGCCTGCTGGATGGCGATTCAGAGGGCGAATCTATACATGGTACTGATGCCCTTGTTTCTtcagaagacgaggatgatgaCAGATCTGACGGTCAGTCTCAATGGGAAGTCTCTGAAGGTGACGATGTGGACTCGGATGATGATGGCCTTTTTGACCGTTCATAG
- the RPT4 gene encoding proteasome regulatory particle base subunit RPT4 (ATPase of the 19S regulatory particle of the 26S proteasome; one of six ATPases of the regulatory particle; involved in degradation of ubiquitinated substrates; contributes preferentially to ERAD; required for spindle pole body duplication; mainly nuclear localization; GO_component: GO:0005737 - cytoplasm [Evidence IEA]; GO_component: GO:0005634 - nucleus [Evidence IDA] [PMID 10419517]; GO_component: GO:0000502 - proteasome complex [Evidence IEA]; GO_component: GO:0008540 - proteasome regulatory particle, base subcomplex [Evidence IDA] [PMID 11742986]; GO_component: GO:0008540 - proteasome regulatory particle, base subcomplex [Evidence IDA] [PMID 9741626]; GO_function: GO:0005524 - ATP binding [Evidence IEA,IEA]; GO_function: GO:0016887 - ATPase activity [Evidence ISS] [PMID 8955118]; GO_function: GO:0016787 - hydrolase activity [Evidence IEA]; GO_function: GO:0017111 - nucleoside-triphosphatase activity [Evidence IEA]; GO_function: GO:0000166 - nucleotide binding [Evidence IEA,IEA]; GO_function: GO:0019904 - protein domain specific binding [Evidence IDA] [PMID 11418596]; GO_process: GO:0030433 - ER-associated ubiquitin-dependent protein catabolic process [Evidence IMP] [PMID 18174173]; GO_process: GO:0006289 - nucleotide-excision repair [Evidence IGI] [PMID 11410533]; GO_process: GO:0045899 - positive regulation of RNA polymerase II transcriptional preinitiation complex assembly [Evidence IMP] [PMID 19843524]; GO_process: GO:0032968 - positive regulation of transcription elongation from RNA polymerase II promoter [Evidence IMP] [PMID 11389845]; GO_process: GO:0070682 - proteasome regulatory particle assembly [Evidence IMP] [PMID 19412160]; GO_process: GO:0030163 - protein catabolic process [Evidence IEA]): MSDERDPLLAALEQESGQTQSATSEIDAAREKALEDFKKKLKDHRQWDAKLKELRLNIRGLEKQFDKTEDVSITRL, from the coding sequence ATGTCTGACGAACGAGACCCTTTATTGGCAGCTCTTGAACAAGAGTCTGGCCAGACCCAGTCTGCAACTTCAGAAATTGATGCCGCTCGTGAGAAGGCTTTAGAagatttcaagaaaaaactTAAAGACCATAGACAATGGGACGCCAAATTAAAAGAGCTGAGGCTCAATATTCGTGGCCTTGAGAAGCAATTCGATAAGACTGAAGACGTAAGTATTACACGCTTATAG
- the RPT4 gene encoding proteasome regulatory particle base subunit RPT4 (ATPase of the 19S regulatory particle of the 26S proteasome; one of six ATPases of the regulatory particle; involved in degradation of ubiquitinated substrates; contributes preferentially to ERAD; required for spindle pole body duplication; mainly nuclear localization; GO_component: GO:0005737 - cytoplasm [Evidence IEA]; GO_component: GO:0005634 - nucleus [Evidence IDA] [PMID 10419517]; GO_component: GO:0000502 - proteasome complex [Evidence IEA]; GO_component: GO:0008540 - proteasome regulatory particle, base subcomplex [Evidence IDA] [PMID 11742986]; GO_component: GO:0008540 - proteasome regulatory particle, base subcomplex [Evidence IDA] [PMID 9741626]; GO_function: GO:0005524 - ATP binding [Evidence IEA,IEA]; GO_function: GO:0016887 - ATPase activity [Evidence ISS] [PMID 8955118]; GO_function: GO:0016787 - hydrolase activity [Evidence IEA]; GO_function: GO:0017111 - nucleoside-triphosphatase activity [Evidence IEA]; GO_function: GO:0000166 - nucleotide binding [Evidence IEA,IEA]; GO_function: GO:0019904 - protein domain specific binding [Evidence IDA] [PMID 11418596]; GO_process: GO:0030433 - ER-associated ubiquitin-dependent protein catabolic process [Evidence IMP] [PMID 18174173]; GO_process: GO:0006289 - nucleotide-excision repair [Evidence IGI] [PMID 11410533]; GO_process: GO:0045899 - positive regulation of RNA polymerase II transcriptional preinitiation complex assembly [Evidence IMP] [PMID 19843524]; GO_process: GO:0032968 - positive regulation of transcription elongation from RNA polymerase II promoter [Evidence IMP] [PMID 11389845]; GO_process: GO:0070682 - proteasome regulatory particle assembly [Evidence IMP] [PMID 19412160]; GO_process: GO:0030163 - protein catabolic process [Evidence IEA]) yields the protein MRVLPREVDPLVYNMTTFEPGSLTFGGIGGLNEQIRELREVIELPLKNPELFIRVGIKPPKGVLLYGPPGTGKTLLAKAVAATIGANFIFSPASAIVDKYIGESARLIREMFGYAKEHEPCIIFMDEVDAIGGRRFSEGTSADREIQRTLMELLNQMDGFDYLGKTKIIMATNRPDTLDPALLRAGRLDRKIEIPLPNEVGRLEIFKIHTQSVSKQGEFDYEAVVKMSDGFNGADIRNVVTEAGFFAIRDDRDYIVQNDLMKAVRKVAEAKKLEGKLEYEKL from the coding sequence ATGAGAGTGTTACCCCGTGAAGTTGATCCTTTGGTATATAATATGACAACTTTTGAACCAGGTAGTCTGACCTTTGGTGGAATTGGTGGTTTAAATGAGCAAATCAGAGAGCTTCGTGAGGTTATTGAGTTGCCTCTCAAGAACCCAGAACTATTCATTCGTGTTGGCATTAAACCTCCCAAGGGCGTACTTTTGTATGGGCCACCCGGTACTGGTAAGACTTTACTAGCAAAAGCGGTTGCAGCCACTATTGGAGCTAACTTCATATTTTCGCCTGCTTCTGCTATTGTCGACAAATATATTGGAGAATCGGCGAGATTGATCCGAGAGATGTTTGGATACGCAAAGGAACATGAGCCttgtattatttttatggACGAGGTCGACGCTATTGGAGGAAGACGTTTCAGTGAGGGTACTTCTGCAGATCGTGAAATTCAGCGTACTTTAATGGAGTTGCTGAACCAAATGGATGGTTTCGATTACCTTGGTAAAACTAAGATCATCATGGCGACGAATCGTCCCGATACACTTGACCCTGCATTGCTTCGTGCCGGTCGTCTTGATAGGAAGATCGAAATTCCGCTTCCAAATGAGGTTGGTCGTCTAGAAATTTTCAAGATTCACACTCAAAGCGTTAGCAAACAAGGAGAGTTTGATTACGAAGCAGTGGTCAAGATGAGCGATGGTTTTAATGGTGCCGATATCCGTAATGTTGTTACGGAGGCAGGTTTCTTTGCTATCAGAGACGATAGAGATTATATTGTTCAAAACGACTTGATGAAGGCTGTCCGTAAGGTCGCTGAAGCTAAGAAACTCGAGGGCAAATTGGAATACGAAAAATTGTAG
- a CDS encoding N-acetyltransferase (predicted), translated as MSISSYQSFASLRSSSRASSRASTSSTASWSSMRSNGSTTSYESLGSSLYSSSTIMSPVQSRSLSSIEKSRAYHNVMNMSTSIAVVAGTYSVPITRDILFPALADLVSSEPMLGANIFGQNKKNLVLKKIESFELEEVVTFDPTESLREFLNTVSRRVELPYDRTDLPLWRLYVLSEYEVAFVFDRGCLDESSGVFFHKKLATNMAFPNKLVLPRPNWTVEASPLSLPDSLTNLFDMKPTKQSFKGLLKMNKPKIAWAGPDIRSSKNTGSTLIFEIPAIFVRRLMANVKHRGVTMTSVFYAALMQCVLEYIPNYVLSQEELELLTTTPVNARPLLRSRIDEEALGNYSLDITHSLENFSSSIRQFVFPEKWAKNFNTYLTSSSSSPESLCRSALSTPSVWNSTEDMKKRVQSMTKKPRQNLLEVNNLGLISMGRRNTHAEVMLNKLTFSQPSTVHNNALGSGFSLNVVALDNGPAVFTLSLACDDKARTRARKIRDSFLNVLSNVLET; from the coding sequence ATGTCAATATCATCGTACCAGTCATTTGCTTCGTTGAGGAGTTCTTCACGGGCGTCATCCAGAGCATCGACTTCTTCTACAGCATCATGGTCATCTATGAGGTCTAATGGCTCTACCACTTCATATGAGTCGCTAGGGTCGTCATTATATTCGTCCTCCACAATTATGTCGCCGGTTCAGTCTCGTTCACTGAGTTCAATTGAGAAATCACGCGCTTATCACAATGTTATGAATATGTCTACTTCGATCGCCGTGGTTGCAGGTACATATTCTGTACCAATAACTAGAGATATTTTATTCCCCGCTTTAGCAGACTTGGTCTCCTCGGAGCCAATGCTAGGGGCGAATATTTTTGgccaaaataaaaaaaatcttgTTCTGAAGAAAATTGAATCTTTTGAATTAGAGGAGGTTGTCACATTTGATCCCACAGAAAGTCTAAGAGAATTTCTTAATACTGTGTCTCGACGGGTCGAGCTCCCATATGATAGGACCGACTTACCGCTATGGAGGTTATATGTACTATCAGAATATGAAGTTGCGTTTGTATTCGACAGAGGATGCCTTGACGAATCCTCAGGGGTATTTTTTCACAAAAAGCTCGCTACGAATATGGCATTCCCAAATAAACTTGTATTGCCTAGACCCAATTGGACTGTTGAAGCGTCGCCATTATCCCTTCCCGATAGTCTAACGAATCTCTTCGACATGAAACCTACTAAACAATCTTTTAAAGGTTTGCTGAAAATGAACAAGCCAAAAATCGCCTGGGCTGGTCCCGACATACGCTCCTCGAAAAATACAGGATCCACACTGATATTCGAAATTCCCGCTATTTTTGTTCGAAGACTCATGGCTAATGTAAAACACCGAGGTGTGACCATGACCTCAGTGTTCTATGCTGCTCTTATGCAATGTGTGCTGGAGTATATTCCCAACTATGTTTTATCACAGGAAGAGTTGGAGCTGCTAACAACGACGCCCGTCAACGCCAGGCCGCTACTAAGGAGTCGTATAGATGAGGAAGCTCTAGGAAATTACTCACTTGACATCACGCATTCATTAGAAaacttttcttcttctattcGTCAGTTTGTTTTCCCTGAAAAATGGGCCAAGAATTTCAACACTTATTTAACAAGTAGCTCCAGCAGTCCAGAATCTCTCTGTCGAAGTGCTCTCTCGACCCCATCCGTGTGGAATAGCACCGAAGACATGAAAAAGCGAGTCCAGTCCATGACGAAAAAGCCACGGCAAAATCTTCTTGAGGTGAATAACTTAGGCCTTATATCAATGGGGAGAAGAAATACCCATGCTGAGGTCATGCTAAATAAGCTGACATTCTCGCAACCAAGTACTGTTCACAACAATGCTCTTGGCAGTGGATTCTCACTTAATGTTGTAGCCCTTGATAATGGTCCTGCCGTCTTCACTCTTTCCCTTGCTTGTGACGACAAGGCGCGGACGAGAGCTCGTAAAATTCGAGACTCCTTTCTTAATGTTCTCTCCAATGTGCTCGAGACATaa
- a CDS encoding N-acetyltransferase (predicted), translating to MKENTLLTANVFNISADNSKPNPVVRQLLRINLDLIVEFLPEETDLETFVNDKLFNVDWEQSSPMYDDELRPCWRLYIIGKDTEQQVVWGFDHSIFDGNSGAIFHAKLVEALNVCVEEHAAIDGSSDAAAVVSQPATAEHEATTTSSTGKPTTLGTASTEKKLAYCRSRGADNTPGIKSNFNLIPRNLSEPIEDKVDMRPSFFFMFKTLIQETFFKKPEPQEETGWQPPKPLRPFRSQTVFFDIDADKLSRLLAYARNHNTSLTGVLAALHMKSLYAHVAANSNILTDRDLIYACPINARRYFIDDKIESARSLGNYVFSYDHVIKLDSDIKDQPLEAIAKTFISGLGQSLINRSPAYTAGMLGYLDVRKYLLKPLKHGRRSFAEISNLGNVSVSASSSNGTRIGGSNSTFSIAKLVFAQASSSLGAPFLLNSVSVPNGPLSFSISVAGDDDKLTRSHCAEIRDYFLGYLSDLIE from the coding sequence ATGAAGGAAAACACTTTATTAACGGCCAATGTTTTTAATATTTCAGCTGACAACTCCAAACCTAATCCAGTTGTAAGGCAACTCCTGAGAATAAATCTAGACTTGATAGTTGAGTTTCTACCAGAGGAAACCGATCTCGAAACATTTGTAAATGATAAATTGTTTAACGTCGATTGGGAACAATCATCTCCAATGTACGACGATGAACTGCGCCCATGTTGGCGATTATATATCATTGGGAAAGATACAGAACAGCAGGTTGTGTGGGGTTTCGATCATTCTATATTTGACGGAAATTCAGGTGCAATTTTCCACGCAAAATTGGTAGAGGCATTGAACGTCTGCGTAGAAGAACATGCTGCAATTGACGGCAGTTCCGATGCCGCTGCAGTTGTGTCTCAGCCAGCTACAGCTGAACATGAAGCGACtaccaccagtagcactGGTAAACCTACTACATTGGGAACCGCCTCGACGGAGAAGAAACTGGCCTACTGCAGGAGCCGCGGTGCCGATAATACCCCCGGTATCAAGTCTAACTTTAACTTAATACCTAGAAACCTGTCAGAACCAATTGAGGATAAGGTTGACATGCGCCCatcgtttttttttatgttCAAAACACTGATTCAGGAAACATTTTTTAAGAAGCCAGAACCACAGGAAGAAACTGGGTGGCAACCTCCTAAGCCCTTGCGTCCCTTCAGATCTCAGAcggttttttttgacattgATGCCGATAAGCTGTCACGACTCCTTGCTTACGCCCGTAACCATAATACTTCGTTGACAGGGGTTTTGGCTGCTTTACATATGAAGTCGCTGTATGCACATGTAGCAGCAAACTCCAATATCCTCACAGATCGGGATTTGATCTACGCATGTCCCATAAATGCGCGTCGATATTTTATCGATGATAAGATCGAGAGCGCCCGAAGTCTAGGAAATTATGTCTTCTCCTACGATCATGTTATTAAATTAGATTCGGATATTAAAGATCAGCCATTGGAAGCAATTGCTAAAACATTCATATCTGGATTGGGTCAAAGTCTGATTAATAGATCTCCTGCTTATACGGCCGGCATGCTTGGATACTTAGATGTACGTAAGTATTTGTTGAAGCCTCTGAAACATGGCAGACGTTCTTTTGCGGAGATCTCAAATCTCGGCAACGTGTCTGTGTCGgcctccagcagcaatggcacTAGGATTGGTGGAAGCAATAGCACCTTCTCGATCGCCAAGCTTGTTTTTGCACAAGCGTCATCGTCACTGGGAGCACCGTTTTTGCTCAATAGCGTTAGTGTACCTAATGGCCCACtttcattttcaataaGCGTTGCTGGCGACGATGACAAGTTGACAAGATCTCATTGTGCTGAAATTCGCGATTATTTTTTAGGTTATCTTAGTGATCTTATTGAGTAA
- the HNT3 gene encoding Hnt3p (DNA 5' AMP hydrolase involved in DNA repair; member of the histidine triad (HIT) superfamily of nucleotide-binding proteins; homolog of Aprataxin, a Hint related protein that is mutated in individuals with ataxia with oculomotor apraxia; relative distribution to nuclear foci decreases upon DNA replication stress; GO_component: GO:0005737 - cytoplasm [Evidence IEA,IEA]; GO_component: GO:0005737 - cytoplasm [Evidence IDA] [PMID 14562095]; GO_component: GO:0005737 - cytoplasm [Evidence IDA] [PMID 22842922]; GO_component: GO:0005634 - nucleus [Evidence IEA,IEA]; GO_component: GO:0005634 - nucleus [Evidence IDA] [PMID 14562095]; GO_component: GO:0005634 - nucleus [Evidence IDA] [PMID 22842922]; GO_function: GO:0033699 - DNA 5'-adenosine monophosphate hydrolase activity [Evidence IDA] [PMID 16964241]; GO_function: GO:0003677 - DNA binding [Evidence IEA]; GO_function: GO:0003824 - catalytic activity [Evidence IEA]; GO_function: GO:0016787 - hydrolase activity [Evidence IEA]; GO_process: GO:0006281 - DNA repair [Evidence IEA]; GO_process: GO:0006974 - cellular response to DNA damage stimulus [Evidence IEA]; GO_process: GO:0006974 - cellular response to DNA damage stimulus [Evidence IGI,IMP] [PMID 20399152]) → MKGIRSETAIDSDRSSLDVKPVANNDSNEENRSDVLSDGLMDSSLIKQNVAEKTNSSDIDLEEVYDYIRVGVHAVPSLSNLHIHIISKDMCSQRMKNAKHYNSFSTSFFVDFDDIPNLDPFDKRYNSAYMTNLVGKKSLVCCWCQKDFGRSFKALKEHLSAEYNKRFDPL, encoded by the coding sequence ATGAAAGGTATTCGTAGTGAGACGGCCATAGACAGTGACAGGTCTAGTCTGGACGTTAAGCCAGTTGCAAACAATGACAGCaatgaagaaaacagaagtGACGTATTGTCTGATGGTCTAATGGATTCTTCTCTGATTAAGCAGAATGTGGCTGAAAAAACCAACTCTAGTGATATTGATTTGGAGGAAGTTTATGACTACATAAGAGTAGGTGTTCATGCTGTGCCTTCTCTGAGCAACCTCCATATCCATATCATATCAAAAGATATGTGCTCGCAGAGGATGAAGAATGCTAAACATTACAACTCATTTAGCACgagtttttttgttgattttgatgatattccAAATCTCGATCCCTTTGACAAGAGATACAACTCTGCTTATATGACTAACTTGGTTGGAAAGAAATCACTtgtttgctgctggtgtcagAAGGATTTCGGCCGGTCTTTTAAAGCGTTAAAAGAACACTTGTCTGCCGAATACAATAAGAGATTCGACCCGTTGTAA